From Daucus carota subsp. sativus chromosome 6, DH1 v3.0, whole genome shotgun sequence, the proteins below share one genomic window:
- the LOC108228014 gene encoding rop guanine nucleotide exchange factor 1, producing the protein MTSVSSEDASDERCGSYSLSADVSESESSSGFSGRRFDVESLSAESPLPRRGFAGNEGFTAPVMFPVVGGKDVVVWEESTRKSQADLSEVEMIKERFAKLLLGEDMSGGGKGVCTALAISNAITNLSATVFGELWRLEPLAPQKKAMWRREMEYLLWVSDSIVELVPSVQQFPGGGSYEVMATQPRSDLYINLPALKKLDAMLISILDGFEDLEFWYVERGMAVAEGNGGDAYSSAFSSGRPSVRQEEKWWLPCPKVPSKGLSEDARKRLQQCRDCTNQILKAALAINSNVLAEMEIPSAYAETLPKNGKACLGEIIYRYITADQFSPECLLDCLDLSSEHHTLDVANRIEAAVHVWKLKDQKNHSSHIKSKRSSWSGKVKGLVADGEKNHILAERAETLLHSLKLRFPGLPQTALDMNKIQYNKDVGQSILESYSRVMESLAFNIMARIDDVLYVDDSANRCSAAESMSIFSRGNLAGQPIQKRILPSPFSIQHTPYTSPFATPTFCSSPPISNGLKGLPSMPMPADLDKLWSYAGNLSARRISEDGPEIDK; encoded by the exons ATGACGAGCGTTTCGTCGGAGGACGCTTCCGATGAGCGCTGCGGGAGCTACAGTCTCAGCGCTGACGTCAGCGAGTCGGAGAGTTCCAGCGGCTTCTCCGGCCGCCGATTCGATGTGGAGAGCTTGAGCGCCGAGTCTCCGTTGCCGCGGCGCGGTTTCGCCGGAAATGAGGGGTTTACGGCGCCGGTGATGTTTCCGGTGGTCGGAGGTAAGGATGTGGTGGTTTGGGAGGAGAGCACTCGGAAATCACAAGCTGATTTGTCAG AAGTTGAGATGATAAAGGAAAGATTCGCTAAGCTTCTACTTGGAGAGGATATGTCGGGAGGGGGTAAGGGTGTTTGTACTGCTTTGGCCATTTCAAATGCCATCACAAATCTCTCTG ctACCGTATTTGGTGAATTGTGGAGGCTGGAGCCATTGGCGCCACAAAAGAAGGCAATGTGGCGAAGGGAGATGGAATATTTACTGTGGGTCAGTGATTCAATTGTCGAGCTTGTTCCGTCTGTACAACAGTTTCCTGGTGGAGGGAGTTATGAAGTAATGGCAACACAACCTCGGTCAGATCTGTATATTAATCTCCCTGCCCTTAAAAAGCTTGATGCTATGTTGATTAGCATTCTTGATGGGTTTGAAGATCTGGAATTTTGGTATGTTGAACGTGGAATGGCTGTAGCTGAAGGCAATGGCGGCGATGCCTATTCATCTGCGTTTTCAAGTGGGAGGCCTTCAGTTCGGCAGGAAGAGAAATGGTGGTTACCTTGTCCCAAAGTTCCATCGAAAGGGTTGTCTGAGGATGCTAGGAAGAGGTTGCAGCAGTGCAGAGACTGCACAAATCAGATACTGAAGGCAGCATTAGCAATTAACAGCAACGTGCTTGCTGAAATGGAAATTCCAAGTGCTTACGCGGAAACCTTACCTAAG AATGGAAAAGCTTGTCTGGGTGAAATAATCTATCGCTACATAACAGCGGACCAGTTCTCTCCAGAATGTCTTCTTGATTGCTTAGATCTGTCGTCGGAGCACCACACTCTGGATGTAGCAAACAGAATAGAGGCAGCTGTGCATGTATGGAAACTTAAAGATCAGAAAAACCATTCTAGTCATATTAAATCTAAGCGTTCATCTTGGAGTGGCAAGGTAAAGGGTCTTGTTGCTGATGGTGAAAAGAACCATATTTTAGCTGAACGGGCAGAGACCTTGTTGCACAGCCTGAAATTGCGTTTTCCTGGTCTTCCACAAACTGCTTTGGACATGAACAAAATTCAATATAACAAG GATGTAGGGCAGTCAATTCTTGAAAGCTACTCAAGGGTAATGGAGAGCTTGGCGTTTAACATAATGGCAAGGATCGATGATGTATTATACGTGGATGACTCTGCCAATAGATGTTCTGCTGCAGAATCTATGTCTATCTTCAGCAGGGGGAATTTGGCTGGTCAACCAATTCAAAAGCGGATATTACCTAGTCCATTCTCAATTCAGCACACACCCTACACTTCTCCCTTTGCTACTCCAACATTCTGTTCTTCCCCTCCTATCAGTAATGGTCTCAAGGGTTTGCCTAGCATGCCAATGCCAGCTGACCTGGATAAGCTGTGGTCTTATGCTGGAAACCTTAGTGCTAGAAGAATATCTGAAGATGGTCCTGAAATCGATAAATAA
- the LOC108227807 gene encoding uncharacterized protein LOC108227807 — protein sequence MPPKKMGVNSKAEAARSRKSATESERKDREAREKEEQYWREAEGAKSRAAKKREEEAEKRAEAAARKAEAKRLAEIEEKELEKAVKKTDKKANRVSIPVPKVTEAELRKRREEEQAEMKKKAEEDKRRSSRTAAEEEYESVVLVANTNRDESVIEARSVEDAIAKMSVVESLPVDKHPEKRLKAAFKAFEEAELPKVKAEKPGLTHTQYKDMIWKLWKKSPDNPLNKVAEKA from the exons ATGCCGCCGAAGAAAATGGGAGTGAACAGCAAAGCCGAGGCGGCTCGGTCTCGCAAAAGCGCCACCGAGAGCGAGCGAAAAGATCGCGAAGCTCGCGAGAAAGAAGAACAGTACTGGCGGGAAGCCGAGGGCGCGAAATCACGCGCCGCGAAGAAGCGCGAAGAGGAAGCGGAGAAGCGCGCCGAAGCCGCGGCTCGGAAAGCCGAGGCGAAGCGATTGGCGGAGATAGAGGAGAAGGAGCTGGAGAAGGCGGTGAAGAAGACGGATAAGAAGGCGAATCGAGTTTCAATACCGGTCCCGAAAGTCACCGAGGCGGAGCTGAGGAAGCGGAGAGAGGAGGAGCAAGCGGAGATGAAGAAGAAGGCTGAGGAGGATAAGAGGAGGAGTAGTAGGACTGCGGCTGAGGAGGAGTATGAGAGTGTTGTACTTGTGGCGAATACGAATCGAGATGAGTCGGTAATTGAGGCGAGGTCGGTGGAGGATGCTATTGCGAAGATGAGTGTGGTGGAGAGTTTGCCTGTTGATAAGCATCCCGAGAAGAGGCTCAAGGCTGCTTTTAAG GCATTTGAAGAAGCTGAGCTTCCAAAGGTGAAAGCAGAGAAACCAGGGCTTACTCACACTCAGTACAAAGACATGATATGGAAGCTGTGGAAGAAATCTCCCGACAATCCTCTTAACAAG GTTGCTGAGAAGGCATGA
- the LOC108227805 gene encoding protein kinase STUNTED-like isoform X2 gives MLTGNYTSGVFDSSNFIKSCTAGMFSLLRSRTVKKRTIVVGLKDDHRSREVLLRLLNLVANAGDTVLAVHVQELDGCGFDPNTFHIHEDVCKAKQVKVCTGNSYMVALSHQVRTNFATILALGCSSFLPEDSKVSKCLKTLPPTCTLLVMDSSGKILIKMTGTSQQGSSSTNKVLRSSLSTPNSNISDQSARKVHLVKKSVSMPVSSASPSNIRTEISANGDTQPLMTPKQFQRLATLDIKGSGRRFSSEQLKHATNNFAHGNLIGEGGHSMVYRAKLENDRVVAVKVLKTMKKSSEDFFFREVEILSSLNHENIVQLIGYCYSQDMKAVVCNLLDCSLKQRLKQLEWNDRLRVAIHVANALDYLHSFSPPIIHRDVKSSNILLSDDGQPQLSDFGAATVHQQTQKTSTRERPFDVVGTFGYMAPEYMMYGKIDEKIDVYSYGVVLLELITGKAAIQTNQASQNQSLVLWAKSLLDSSLSECLIDPFLDEDYDKDEMATMMTVARLCLLDLSSSRPTMKTVLQLFEEPEYLILEQWLEMPIKKQELFDGISQNGETESSHFDETTST, from the exons atGCTGACTGGAAACTATACATCTGGTGTTTTTGACAGTTCGAACTTCATAAAAAGCTGTACTGCAGGAATGTTCTCCCTGCTACGGTCCAGGACAGTGAAAAAGAGAACGATTGTTGTTGGTTTAAAAGATGATCACAGGAGCAGGGAAGTTCTGCTGCGTTTACTCAACTTGGTGGCTAACGCAGGCGACACTGTTCTTGCTGTTCATGTGCAAGAACTAGATGGCTGCGGATTTGATCCCAATACGTTTCATATTCATGAAGATGTTTGCAAGGCCAAACAG GTAAAGGTTTGTACCGGAAACTCTTACATGGTTGCACTGAGTCATCAAGTACGGACTAATTTTGCGACAATTCTTGCCCTCGGATGCAGCAGCTTTCT GCCTGAGGATTCAAAGGTTTCAAAATGCTTGAAAACACTGCCCCCTACTTGTACCCTTTTAGTAATGGATAGTTCCGGGAAGATTCTTATAAAGATGACAGGGACTTCACAGCAAGGCTCCTCTTCCACAAATAAAGTCCTTCGATCTTCTTTATCAACTCCAAATTCCAACATCTCCGATCAATCAGCACGGAAAGTACATCTGGTGAAAAAATCAGTGTCAATGCCAGTTTCATCAGCCTCACCCTCAAATATCAGAACTGAAATTTCAGCGAACGGTGATACACAACCATTGATGACTCCGAAACAATTTCAAAGATTAGCCACTTTGGATATAAAAGGATCTGGCAGGCGCTTTAGTTCGGAACAACTTAAACATGCAACAAATAACTTTGCTCATGGAAATCTTATTGGAGAGGGTGGTCACAGTATGGTATACAGAGCTAAGCTTGAAAATGATAGAGTTGTTGCTGTGAAAGTTCTTAAGACCATGAAAAAATCCTCTGAGGATTTCTTTTTCCGAGAAGTAGAGATTCTAAGTAGTTTAAATCATGAAAATATAGTTCAACTTATTGGGTATTGTTATAGTCAAGATATGAAAGCTGTTGTCTGCAATTTACTGGACTGTAGCTTGAAGCAAAGGCTGAAACAGCTTGAATGGAATGACAGATTGAGGGTTGCTATTCATGTTGCGAATGCATTAGATTACCTCCATTCTTTCTCTCCCCCAATTATACACAGGGATGTGAAGTCATCTAACATTCTTCTCTCAGACGATGGCCAACCTCAA CTGTCAGATTTTGGAGCTGCAACAGTACATCAACAGACTCAGAAAACATCTACGCGTGAAAGACCATTTGATGTAGTTGGGACCTTTGGATACATGGCACCAGAGTACATGATGTATGGAAAAATTGATGAAAAGATTGATGTTTACTCGTATGGGGTTGTTCTGCTGGAACTAATCACTGGGAAAGCAGCTATACAGACAAATCAGGCATCTCAAAATCAAAGCTTGGTTTTATGG GCGAAATCTCTACTTGATTCTAGCTTAAGTGAATGTCTAATTGATCCTTTCCTAGATGAAGATTACGACAAGGATGAGATGGCAACGATGATGACTGTAGCTCGACTATGCCTCTTGGATTTATCTTCCAGTAGGCCAACCATGAAGACG GTTCTGCAACTATTTGAGGAACCAGAGTATCTGATTCTTGAGCAGTGGTTAGAGATGCCGATTAAGAAACAAGAGCTCTTTGATGGAATTAGTCAGAATGGTGAGACAGAGTCATCTCACTTTGATGAAACAACTTCTACTTGA
- the LOC108227805 gene encoding protein kinase STUNTED-like isoform X1, producing the protein MLTGNYTSGVFDSSNFIKSCTAGMFSLLRSRTVKKRTIVVGLKDDHRSREVLLRLLNLVANAGDTVLAVHVQELDGCGFDPNTFHIHEDVCKAKQVDFQVKVCTGNSYMVALSHQVRTNFATILALGCSSFLPEDSKVSKCLKTLPPTCTLLVMDSSGKILIKMTGTSQQGSSSTNKVLRSSLSTPNSNISDQSARKVHLVKKSVSMPVSSASPSNIRTEISANGDTQPLMTPKQFQRLATLDIKGSGRRFSSEQLKHATNNFAHGNLIGEGGHSMVYRAKLENDRVVAVKVLKTMKKSSEDFFFREVEILSSLNHENIVQLIGYCYSQDMKAVVCNLLDCSLKQRLKQLEWNDRLRVAIHVANALDYLHSFSPPIIHRDVKSSNILLSDDGQPQLSDFGAATVHQQTQKTSTRERPFDVVGTFGYMAPEYMMYGKIDEKIDVYSYGVVLLELITGKAAIQTNQASQNQSLVLWAKSLLDSSLSECLIDPFLDEDYDKDEMATMMTVARLCLLDLSSSRPTMKTVLQLFEEPEYLILEQWLEMPIKKQELFDGISQNGETESSHFDETTST; encoded by the exons atGCTGACTGGAAACTATACATCTGGTGTTTTTGACAGTTCGAACTTCATAAAAAGCTGTACTGCAGGAATGTTCTCCCTGCTACGGTCCAGGACAGTGAAAAAGAGAACGATTGTTGTTGGTTTAAAAGATGATCACAGGAGCAGGGAAGTTCTGCTGCGTTTACTCAACTTGGTGGCTAACGCAGGCGACACTGTTCTTGCTGTTCATGTGCAAGAACTAGATGGCTGCGGATTTGATCCCAATACGTTTCATATTCATGAAGATGTTTGCAAGGCCAAACAG GTGGATTTTCAGGTAAAGGTTTGTACCGGAAACTCTTACATGGTTGCACTGAGTCATCAAGTACGGACTAATTTTGCGACAATTCTTGCCCTCGGATGCAGCAGCTTTCT GCCTGAGGATTCAAAGGTTTCAAAATGCTTGAAAACACTGCCCCCTACTTGTACCCTTTTAGTAATGGATAGTTCCGGGAAGATTCTTATAAAGATGACAGGGACTTCACAGCAAGGCTCCTCTTCCACAAATAAAGTCCTTCGATCTTCTTTATCAACTCCAAATTCCAACATCTCCGATCAATCAGCACGGAAAGTACATCTGGTGAAAAAATCAGTGTCAATGCCAGTTTCATCAGCCTCACCCTCAAATATCAGAACTGAAATTTCAGCGAACGGTGATACACAACCATTGATGACTCCGAAACAATTTCAAAGATTAGCCACTTTGGATATAAAAGGATCTGGCAGGCGCTTTAGTTCGGAACAACTTAAACATGCAACAAATAACTTTGCTCATGGAAATCTTATTGGAGAGGGTGGTCACAGTATGGTATACAGAGCTAAGCTTGAAAATGATAGAGTTGTTGCTGTGAAAGTTCTTAAGACCATGAAAAAATCCTCTGAGGATTTCTTTTTCCGAGAAGTAGAGATTCTAAGTAGTTTAAATCATGAAAATATAGTTCAACTTATTGGGTATTGTTATAGTCAAGATATGAAAGCTGTTGTCTGCAATTTACTGGACTGTAGCTTGAAGCAAAGGCTGAAACAGCTTGAATGGAATGACAGATTGAGGGTTGCTATTCATGTTGCGAATGCATTAGATTACCTCCATTCTTTCTCTCCCCCAATTATACACAGGGATGTGAAGTCATCTAACATTCTTCTCTCAGACGATGGCCAACCTCAA CTGTCAGATTTTGGAGCTGCAACAGTACATCAACAGACTCAGAAAACATCTACGCGTGAAAGACCATTTGATGTAGTTGGGACCTTTGGATACATGGCACCAGAGTACATGATGTATGGAAAAATTGATGAAAAGATTGATGTTTACTCGTATGGGGTTGTTCTGCTGGAACTAATCACTGGGAAAGCAGCTATACAGACAAATCAGGCATCTCAAAATCAAAGCTTGGTTTTATGG GCGAAATCTCTACTTGATTCTAGCTTAAGTGAATGTCTAATTGATCCTTTCCTAGATGAAGATTACGACAAGGATGAGATGGCAACGATGATGACTGTAGCTCGACTATGCCTCTTGGATTTATCTTCCAGTAGGCCAACCATGAAGACG GTTCTGCAACTATTTGAGGAACCAGAGTATCTGATTCTTGAGCAGTGGTTAGAGATGCCGATTAAGAAACAAGAGCTCTTTGATGGAATTAGTCAGAATGGTGAGACAGAGTCATCTCACTTTGATGAAACAACTTCTACTTGA
- the LOC108227805 gene encoding probable serine/threonine-protein kinase PBL21 isoform X3, which yields MFSLLRSRTVKKRTIVVGLKDDHRSREVLLRLLNLVANAGDTVLAVHVQELDGCGFDPNTFHIHEDVCKAKQVLLLISLQVDFQVKVCTGNSYMVALSHQVRTNFATILALGCSSFLPEDSKVSKCLKTLPPTCTLLVMDSSGKILIKMTGTSQQGSSSTNKVLRSSLSTPNSNISDQSARKVHLVKKSVSMPVSSASPSNIRTEISANGDTQPLMTPKQFQRLATLDIKGSGRRFSSEQLKHATNNFAHGNLIGEGGHSMVYRAKLENDRVVAVKVLKTMKKSSEDFFFREVEILSSLNHENIVQLIGYCYSQDMKAVVCNLLDCSLKQRLKQLEWNDRLRVAIHVANALDYLHSFSPPIIHRDVKSSNILLSDDGQPQLSDFGAATVHQQTQKTSTRERPFDVVGTFGYMAPEYMMYGKIDEKIDVYSYGVVLLELITGKAAIQTNQASQNQSLVLWAKSLLDSSLSECLIDPFLDEDYDKDEMATMMTVARLCLLDLSSSRPTMKTVLQLFEEPEYLILEQWLEMPIKKQELFDGISQNGETESSHFDETTST from the exons ATGTTCTCCCTGCTACGGTCCAGGACAGTGAAAAAGAGAACGATTGTTGTTGGTTTAAAAGATGATCACAGGAGCAGGGAAGTTCTGCTGCGTTTACTCAACTTGGTGGCTAACGCAGGCGACACTGTTCTTGCTGTTCATGTGCAAGAACTAGATGGCTGCGGATTTGATCCCAATACGTTTCATATTCATGAAGATGTTTGCAAGGCCAAACAG GTATTACTTCTTATCTCGTTGCAGGTGGATTTTCAGGTAAAGGTTTGTACCGGAAACTCTTACATGGTTGCACTGAGTCATCAAGTACGGACTAATTTTGCGACAATTCTTGCCCTCGGATGCAGCAGCTTTCT GCCTGAGGATTCAAAGGTTTCAAAATGCTTGAAAACACTGCCCCCTACTTGTACCCTTTTAGTAATGGATAGTTCCGGGAAGATTCTTATAAAGATGACAGGGACTTCACAGCAAGGCTCCTCTTCCACAAATAAAGTCCTTCGATCTTCTTTATCAACTCCAAATTCCAACATCTCCGATCAATCAGCACGGAAAGTACATCTGGTGAAAAAATCAGTGTCAATGCCAGTTTCATCAGCCTCACCCTCAAATATCAGAACTGAAATTTCAGCGAACGGTGATACACAACCATTGATGACTCCGAAACAATTTCAAAGATTAGCCACTTTGGATATAAAAGGATCTGGCAGGCGCTTTAGTTCGGAACAACTTAAACATGCAACAAATAACTTTGCTCATGGAAATCTTATTGGAGAGGGTGGTCACAGTATGGTATACAGAGCTAAGCTTGAAAATGATAGAGTTGTTGCTGTGAAAGTTCTTAAGACCATGAAAAAATCCTCTGAGGATTTCTTTTTCCGAGAAGTAGAGATTCTAAGTAGTTTAAATCATGAAAATATAGTTCAACTTATTGGGTATTGTTATAGTCAAGATATGAAAGCTGTTGTCTGCAATTTACTGGACTGTAGCTTGAAGCAAAGGCTGAAACAGCTTGAATGGAATGACAGATTGAGGGTTGCTATTCATGTTGCGAATGCATTAGATTACCTCCATTCTTTCTCTCCCCCAATTATACACAGGGATGTGAAGTCATCTAACATTCTTCTCTCAGACGATGGCCAACCTCAA CTGTCAGATTTTGGAGCTGCAACAGTACATCAACAGACTCAGAAAACATCTACGCGTGAAAGACCATTTGATGTAGTTGGGACCTTTGGATACATGGCACCAGAGTACATGATGTATGGAAAAATTGATGAAAAGATTGATGTTTACTCGTATGGGGTTGTTCTGCTGGAACTAATCACTGGGAAAGCAGCTATACAGACAAATCAGGCATCTCAAAATCAAAGCTTGGTTTTATGG GCGAAATCTCTACTTGATTCTAGCTTAAGTGAATGTCTAATTGATCCTTTCCTAGATGAAGATTACGACAAGGATGAGATGGCAACGATGATGACTGTAGCTCGACTATGCCTCTTGGATTTATCTTCCAGTAGGCCAACCATGAAGACG GTTCTGCAACTATTTGAGGAACCAGAGTATCTGATTCTTGAGCAGTGGTTAGAGATGCCGATTAAGAAACAAGAGCTCTTTGATGGAATTAGTCAGAATGGTGAGACAGAGTCATCTCACTTTGATGAAACAACTTCTACTTGA
- the LOC108227806 gene encoding L-ascorbate oxidase homolog — translation MNMLRVLVILCNIISLIRVGAESPYRFFHWHVTYGDIFPLGVKQRGILINGQFPGPELFCVTNDNVVINVYNHLDEPFLLSWNGIQQRRNSYEDGVYGTTCPIPPGKNFTYRMQLKDQIGSFFYFPSLYFHKAAGGYGPIRVLSRPKIPVPFPPPDGDYTVLIGDWYAADHKSLKSVLDHGRMLHCPDAILINGHKTASSFTVEQGKTYRLRISNVGLQNSLNFKIVGHKMKLVEVEGTHTIQNTYSSLDVHVGQSLSVLVTADQAPQDYYIIVSSLFTNDLLSSTAILHYNNSHKRVPARPPSVRNRRVLWSLYQAHSIRTNLTASGPRPNPQGSYHYGQIPVNRTIMIINSENHVNGKLRYGINNVSFVPADTPLKLADYFNIQGVFGIGSIPDYQDDQAFHLGTSVMSADYREFVEIVFENHDPVTQSYHLDGYSFFVVGLDRGPWTPALRDKYNLEDAIPRCTTQVYPNSWTAVYVALDNVGMWNLRSEIWARQYLGQQFYLRVYTPVISLRNELSIPDNVLLCGRAAGREIPRPPGILQRDDNEDEEQT, via the exons ATGAACATGCTTCGAGTTTTGGTGATTTTGTGTAATATTATCAGTCTCATCAGGGTTGGTGCTGAAAGTCCGTATAGATTTTTTCATTGGCATGTGACTTATGGTGATATCTTCCCCTTGGGTGTTAAGCAGAGG GGAATTTTGATAAATGGTCAATTTCCAGGGCCTGAGCTATTCTGTGTTACCAACGACAATGTTGTTATCAATGTTTATAATCACCTGGACGAGCCATTTCTCCTCTCTTG GAATGGGATTCAACAGAGAAGAAACTCATACGAAGACGGAGTGTATGGAACCACATGCCCTATTCCCCCTGGCAAGAACTTCACATACAGGATGCAATTAAAAGATCAAATCGGAAGCTTCTTTTATTTCCCTTCTCTCTACTTCCATAAAGCTGCTGGGGGCTACGGACCGATTCGGGTTCTCAGCAGGCCCAAAATTCCTGTTCCATTTCCACCACCAGATGGTGATTACACTGTTCTTATCGGAGATTGGTACGCAGCTGATCACAAG AGCTTAAAATCAGTTCTAGACCACGGTAGGATGCTGCATTGCCCTGACGCAATATTAATCAATGGCCACAAAACTGCTTCGTCTTTCACTGTTGAACAAG GGAAAACCTACAGATTGAGGATATCGAATGTGGGGCTTCAAAATTCACTAAACTTCAAAATCGTGGGACACAAAATGAAGTTAGTTGAAGTCGAGGGGACTCACACAATTCAGAACACGTACTCATCGCTGGATGTTCATGTTGGTCAGTCTTTATCAGTGCTGGTTACTGCAGACCAGGCTCCTCAGGACTATTATATCATTGTTTCCAGTCTCTTCACCAATGATCTCCTCAGCTCCACAGCTATCCTTCACTACAACAATTCTCATAAGCGGGTTCCTGCAAGGCCTCCATCTGTCCGCAACAGGCGTGTCCTGTGGTCACTCTACCAAGCGCATAGCATCAG GACTAACCTTACGGCTAGTGGACCGAGACCAAATCCACAGGGATCATACCACTATGGCCAAATCCCTGTCAATAGAACTATCATGATTATCAACTCAGAGAATCATGTTAATGGGAAATTGAGATATGGTATAAACAATGTCTCCTTCGTTCCAGCAGACACGCCTCTAAAATTAGCAGACTACTTTAATATACAAGGTGTTTTTGGTATTGGAAGCATCCCAGATTACCAAGATGATCAGGCATTTCACCTTGGCACATCTGTGATGAGTGCTGACTACAGAGAGTTTGTGGAAATTGTGTTTGAAAATCATGATCCTGTGACCCAATCCTATCATCTTGATGGTTACTCTTTTTTCGTAGTTGG CCTAGATAGAGGTCCGTGGACTCCGGCATTGAGAGACAAATACAATCTTGAAGATGCAATTCCCCGTTGCACAACACAG GTATATCCTAATTCTTGGACTGCTGTATATGTAGCACTTGATAATGTTGGAATGTGGAACTTGAGAAGTGAGATCTGGGCAAGACAATACCTTGGCCAGCAATTTTATCTGCGAGTCTATACGCCAGTCATATCCCTCAGGAATGAATTATCTATTCCGGATAATGTGCTGCTTTGTGGCAGGGCAGCTGGTAGAGAAATCCCGCGTCCTCCAGGAATCTTACAAAGAGATGACAATGAAGATGAAGAGCAAACATGA